One Nonomuraea angiospora DNA segment encodes these proteins:
- a CDS encoding bifunctional 3'-5' exonuclease/DNA polymerase, whose product MYVVVAGETLLPVGGSARRPADLAGAVRELEEAERPRWVWADAREVYPDLLGAGARVSRCHDLALTEGLLLAYEGRYGESRSARAAHARLHGLPVPEEQPSAPGTLFAPEPLAAEAVAEVLADQLRRIEALPEPGRFRLLVAAESAGALIAAEMSYDGMPWRRDVHDELLTELLGPRPVHGMRPAKLQALADEVTAALGQPVNPDSVQQLVKAFKGAGVALKTTRSWELKQIDHPAVKPLLAYKELARLYSFHGWVWADQWVRGGRFRPEYVVGGVVSGRWATSGGGALQIPKVMRRVVVADEGWALVVADAAQLEPRVLAAMAGDVGLARAAGEIDLYSALAKSFGGERDHAKIAMLSAMYGGTSGDAPKLLAVMRQRFPKAYQFVEDAAKAGEEGRLVRSWLGRTSPPPSPRWKELVSGPEGARAARDRGRFTRNFVVQATAAEWALALMAVLRGLLPEPARLVFFQHDEVMVHCPAEQAEEVIAAVASAAVEATRLLFGATPVRFPMEAVAVSSYADAK is encoded by the coding sequence GTGTATGTCGTGGTCGCCGGAGAGACGCTGCTGCCCGTGGGCGGCTCGGCGCGGCGCCCCGCCGACCTGGCGGGGGCCGTACGCGAGCTGGAGGAGGCCGAGCGCCCGCGGTGGGTGTGGGCCGACGCGCGGGAGGTCTATCCCGACCTGCTGGGCGCGGGCGCGCGGGTCTCGCGCTGCCACGACCTCGCGCTCACCGAGGGGCTGCTGCTCGCGTACGAGGGCCGCTACGGCGAGAGCCGCTCGGCCAGGGCCGCCCACGCCCGGCTGCACGGGCTGCCGGTCCCGGAGGAGCAGCCGAGCGCGCCCGGCACGCTGTTCGCGCCCGAGCCGCTCGCGGCCGAGGCCGTGGCGGAGGTGCTGGCCGACCAGCTGCGCCGCATCGAGGCGCTGCCGGAGCCGGGCAGGTTCCGGCTGCTGGTGGCGGCCGAGTCGGCGGGGGCGCTCATCGCGGCCGAGATGTCCTACGACGGCATGCCCTGGCGGCGCGACGTGCACGACGAGCTGCTGACCGAGCTGCTCGGGCCGCGGCCCGTCCACGGCATGCGCCCGGCCAAGCTGCAGGCGCTGGCCGACGAGGTGACCGCGGCCCTCGGCCAGCCGGTCAACCCCGACTCGGTGCAGCAGCTCGTCAAGGCGTTCAAGGGGGCGGGGGTGGCGTTGAAGACCACCCGGTCGTGGGAGCTCAAGCAGATCGACCACCCCGCGGTGAAGCCGCTGCTGGCCTACAAGGAGCTGGCCCGGCTCTACAGCTTCCACGGGTGGGTGTGGGCCGATCAGTGGGTGCGGGGCGGGCGTTTCCGGCCCGAGTACGTGGTCGGCGGCGTGGTGTCCGGGCGGTGGGCCACCAGCGGTGGCGGGGCGCTGCAGATCCCCAAGGTGATGCGGCGCGTGGTGGTGGCCGACGAGGGGTGGGCGCTGGTCGTCGCCGACGCCGCCCAGCTGGAGCCGCGGGTGCTGGCCGCGATGGCCGGCGACGTGGGGCTGGCCCGGGCCGCCGGGGAGATCGACCTGTACTCGGCGCTGGCGAAGTCGTTCGGCGGCGAGCGCGACCACGCCAAGATCGCGATGCTGTCCGCCATGTACGGCGGCACCAGCGGTGACGCGCCCAAGCTGCTGGCGGTGATGCGGCAGCGCTTCCCCAAGGCGTACCAGTTCGTGGAGGACGCGGCCAAGGCGGGGGAGGAGGGGCGGCTCGTGCGCTCCTGGCTCGGGCGCACCAGCCCGCCGCCCTCGCCGCGGTGGAAGGAGCTGGTGTCGGGGCCCGAGGGCGCGCGGGCGGCCCGGGACCGCGGGCGGTTCACGCGTAACTTCGTGGTGCAGGCCACGGCGGCCGAGTGGGCGCTGGCGCTGATGGCGGTGCTGCGCGGGCTGCTGCCGGAGCCGGCGCGGCTGGTGTTCTTCCAGCACGACGAGGTGATGGTCCACTGCCCGGCCGAGCAGGCGGAGGAGGTGATCGCCGCGGTGGCGTCGGCCGCGGTCGAGGCCACCCGGCTGCTGTTCGGGGCGACGCCGGTGCGCTTTCCCATGGAGGCGGTGGCCGTCTCGTCCTACGCCGACGCCAAGTGA
- a CDS encoding metallophosphoesterase family protein has protein sequence MSEEGAGWACTQTGAFAQLRPDNHGFTWLNLATLWRSRNDILAGLFGDPSGEVRARWVAAQEARGIDPEFRIKPPVGGNFSFLLLGDTGEGDASQYAVVPGMLKVGEETSFAVIASDVIYPTGSGNEYGDKFFRPYKDYDAPIYAVPGNHDWYDGLGGFMRVFCDAPALKPRPDRWLRGLLWRKPEAIDEARLARARELRGKPSQQVTQPGPYWVIESDSLLIVGVDTGIKNIIDKGQTDWLRRVSRDPRPKILVTGKPIYTGNVYKPSPLEEGGTIDDIVRDPANRYVAAIGGDVHNYQRYPVKVGDRVIQYIVSGGGGAFMHATHTIQRVDVADVHEDEFRCYPLRGDSLSFYSQLYAHRLRMKWIYLTPSEALCIMADQIKNEPVRSPEGPVTITRRMRWAARLLGAWPWPLRLPVDKVFHRYLSELSDWDTPPFFKQFLHLSVTPEELTVRCFAATGCRAQEDDPPLEDEVRIALS, from the coding sequence GTGTCAGAAGAGGGGGCAGGATGGGCCTGCACACAGACGGGGGCGTTCGCGCAGCTCAGACCCGACAATCACGGGTTTACCTGGCTGAATTTGGCGACGCTGTGGAGATCGCGTAACGACATCCTCGCGGGGTTGTTCGGGGATCCGTCGGGAGAGGTTCGGGCGCGATGGGTGGCGGCTCAGGAAGCGCGAGGGATTGATCCGGAATTTCGTATCAAACCCCCTGTCGGGGGAAATTTCAGTTTCCTGCTGCTCGGTGATACAGGCGAGGGGGACGCGTCCCAGTACGCCGTTGTTCCGGGGATGTTGAAAGTAGGGGAAGAGACGTCCTTCGCCGTCATCGCGAGTGATGTGATCTATCCGACGGGATCGGGCAACGAGTACGGGGACAAGTTCTTCCGTCCGTACAAGGACTATGACGCCCCGATCTACGCCGTCCCCGGCAACCACGACTGGTACGACGGGCTCGGCGGTTTCATGCGGGTCTTCTGCGACGCGCCGGCGCTCAAGCCGAGACCGGACCGCTGGCTGCGCGGCCTGCTGTGGCGCAAGCCGGAGGCCATCGACGAGGCGCGGCTGGCCCGGGCGCGCGAGCTCAGGGGCAAGCCGTCCCAGCAGGTCACGCAGCCGGGGCCGTACTGGGTGATCGAGAGCGACAGCCTGCTGATCGTCGGCGTCGACACCGGCATCAAGAACATCATCGACAAGGGGCAGACCGATTGGCTGCGGCGCGTCTCGCGCGATCCGCGGCCCAAGATCCTCGTCACGGGCAAGCCCATCTACACCGGAAACGTCTACAAGCCCTCACCGCTGGAGGAAGGCGGCACGATCGACGACATCGTGCGCGACCCGGCGAACCGTTACGTGGCGGCCATCGGCGGAGACGTGCACAACTACCAGCGCTACCCCGTCAAAGTGGGCGACCGGGTGATCCAGTACATCGTCTCCGGCGGCGGCGGCGCCTTCATGCACGCCACGCACACGATCCAGCGGGTCGACGTCGCGGACGTGCACGAGGACGAGTTCAGGTGCTACCCGCTGCGCGGCGACTCCCTGTCCTTCTACAGCCAGCTGTACGCGCACCGCCTGCGGATGAAGTGGATCTACCTGACGCCCTCCGAGGCCCTGTGCATCATGGCGGACCAGATCAAGAACGAGCCGGTCAGATCCCCCGAGGGCCCCGTCACGATCACCCGCAGGATGCGGTGGGCGGCGCGGCTGCTCGGGGCGTGGCCGTGGCCGCTCAGGCTGCCGGTCGACAAGGTGTTCCACCGCTACCTGTCGGAGCTGTCCGACTGGGACACGCCGCCGTTCTTCAAGCAGTTCCTGCACCTGTCGGTCACGCCCGAGGAGCTGACCGTGCGGTGCTTCGCCGCCACCGGGTGCCGGGCCCAGGAGGACGATCCGCCGCTGGAGGACGAGGTGCGCATCGCTTTGTCGTAG